One genomic segment of Musa acuminata AAA Group cultivar baxijiao chromosome BXJ3-3, Cavendish_Baxijiao_AAA, whole genome shotgun sequence includes these proteins:
- the LOC103979524 gene encoding protein SAR DEFICIENT 1-like isoform X1: protein MAMEDSVRKVALEELKRLFPEVFNDLFQRLERKMNEKPKHVIPQILNQTNNIMPKQANGVIAHNSQLPRSMPTKGVQPASDLQLAFTEKLLLPSFREDVIKDKDHNHFQVSLMQFKHGQSCVFSLHSPIEVEIVVLDGGFPRENSQDWNTDEFNSSILEKRENKRSLLLGESKAQLRQGIASFGTLKVTDNSSWVRTGKFRLGVRVSPGSYKGPRIKEAITESFRVLDHRSKSNQKPQTPSLDHEVWRLLNIGRNGAIHRRLDDAGIKTVHDFLKLSVVAQQCLRDTIKMSDNKWEETIGHARTCRLGDDLYLYDKPPFTVKLNPICEVVEVRKNGVSIALTQLTSEETVQHATEAYQNWNRLERVPGMPSMIGAQKQSNSIKKCGLESDEPMCSNPLDGSQRELSAGNVTPRLGASVCVLEQLPSPQRAGAENQKRNPSDSNGGTMEAQQQSDHLGDQDGPAALWNLSFECPCWFGGTGESLGRCRKPKPEPVGLQWRNHGSATTK, encoded by the exons ATGGCGATGGAAGATTCAGTTCGAAAAGTG GCGCTAGAGGAGCTGAAGCGCTTGTTTCCTGAAGTTTTCAATGATTTGTTTCAGCGGTTGGAAAGAAAG ATGAATGAGAAACCGAAGCATGTGATTCCTCAAATTTTAAATCAAACTAACAATATCATGCCTAAGCAAGCGAACGGGGTAATTGCTCACAATAGTCAGTTGCCAAG ATCCATGCCTACCAAAGGCGTCCAGCCAGCATCAGACTTGCAACTTGCCTTCACAGAGAAACTCTTACTTCCAAGCTTCAGAGAAGATGTGATCAAAGATAAGGATCATAATCATTTCCAAGTGTCACTAATGCAATTCAAACATGGTCAGAGTTGTGTTTTTTCGCTTCACTCACCTATCGAAGTAGAAATAGTGGTCCTCGATGGAGGTTTCCCCAGAGAAAATAGTCAGGACTGGAACACTGATGAGTTCAATAGCAGCATATTAGAAAAACGGGAGAATAAGAGATCATTGCTTCTGGGAGAGAGCAAGGCTCAATTACGTCAAGGCATAGCTTCCTTTGGAACACTTAAGGTCACTGATAACTCGAGTTGGGTAAGGACCGGGAAATTTAGACTAGGAGTCAGAGTTTCTCCGGGCAGCTATAAAGGACCAAGGATTAAAGAAGCGATAACAGAAAGTTTCCGGGTTTTAGACCATCGAAGCAAAT CCAATCAGAAGCCGCAAACCCCATCTCTTGATCATGAAGTATGGAGGCTACTCAATATTGGCAGGAATGGAGCAATTCACAGGAGGCTGGATGATGCTGGAATTAAGACCGTGCATGATTTCTTGAAGCTCTCGGTTGTTGCTCAGCAATGCCTCCGAGAT ACTATAAAGATGTCAGACAACAAGTGGGAAGAAACAATAGGACATGCAAGGACCTGCAGACTGGGAGATGATTTATACTTGTATGATAAACCTCCTTTCACTGTAAAGTTGAATCCTATTTGCGAAGTTGTTGAAGTCAGGAAGAACGGCGTGAGCATCGCTCTTACACAGCTCACTTCAGAAGAGACA GTCCAGCATGCTACTGAGGCATACCAAAATTGGAACCGGTTGGAGAGAGTTCCGGGGATGCCTTCTATGATTGGAGCACAAAAACAGAGTA ATTCTATCAAAAAATGTGGACTAGAATCCGATGAACCAATGTGTAGTAATCCGCTAGATGGGTCTCAGAGGGAGCTGTCCGCCGGCAATGTGACTCCACGACTCGGAGCTTCTGTGTGTGTTCTTGAACAGCTTCCTTCACCGCAGAGA GCCGGTGCAGAAAACCAAAAGCGGAACCCGTCGGACTCCAATGGAGGAACCATGGAAGCGCAACAACAAAGTG ATCATCTTGGCGACCAAGATGGACCAGCCGCATTGTGGAATCTCAGCTTTGAGTGTCCGTGCTGGTTTGGCGGCACCGGAGAATCCCTAG GCCGGTGCAGAAAACCAAAACCGGAACCCGTCGGACTCCAATGGAGGAACCATGGAAGCGCAACAACAAAGTG A
- the LOC103979524 gene encoding protein SAR DEFICIENT 1-like isoform X2: MAMEDSVRKVALEELKRLFPEVFNDLFQRLERKMNEKPKHVIPQILNQTNNIMPKQANGVIAHNSQLPRSMPTKGVQPASDLQLAFTEKLLLPSFREDVIKDKDHNHFQVSLMQFKHGQSCVFSLHSPIEVEIVVLDGGFPRENSQDWNTDEFNSSILEKRENKRSLLLGESKAQLRQGIASFGTLKVTDNSSWVRTGKFRLGVRVSPGSYKGPRIKEAITESFRVLDHRSKSNQKPQTPSLDHEVWRLLNIGRNGAIHRRLDDAGIKTVHDFLKLSVVAQQCLRDTIKMSDNKWEETIGHARTCRLGDDLYLYDKPPFTVKLNPICEVVEVRKNGVSIALTQLTSEETVQHATEAYQNWNRLERVPGMPSMIGAQKQNSIKKCGLESDEPMCSNPLDGSQRELSAGNVTPRLGASVCVLEQLPSPQRAGAENQKRNPSDSNGGTMEAQQQSDHLGDQDGPAALWNLSFECPCWFGGTGESLGRCRKPKPEPVGLQWRNHGSATTK; the protein is encoded by the exons ATGGCGATGGAAGATTCAGTTCGAAAAGTG GCGCTAGAGGAGCTGAAGCGCTTGTTTCCTGAAGTTTTCAATGATTTGTTTCAGCGGTTGGAAAGAAAG ATGAATGAGAAACCGAAGCATGTGATTCCTCAAATTTTAAATCAAACTAACAATATCATGCCTAAGCAAGCGAACGGGGTAATTGCTCACAATAGTCAGTTGCCAAG ATCCATGCCTACCAAAGGCGTCCAGCCAGCATCAGACTTGCAACTTGCCTTCACAGAGAAACTCTTACTTCCAAGCTTCAGAGAAGATGTGATCAAAGATAAGGATCATAATCATTTCCAAGTGTCACTAATGCAATTCAAACATGGTCAGAGTTGTGTTTTTTCGCTTCACTCACCTATCGAAGTAGAAATAGTGGTCCTCGATGGAGGTTTCCCCAGAGAAAATAGTCAGGACTGGAACACTGATGAGTTCAATAGCAGCATATTAGAAAAACGGGAGAATAAGAGATCATTGCTTCTGGGAGAGAGCAAGGCTCAATTACGTCAAGGCATAGCTTCCTTTGGAACACTTAAGGTCACTGATAACTCGAGTTGGGTAAGGACCGGGAAATTTAGACTAGGAGTCAGAGTTTCTCCGGGCAGCTATAAAGGACCAAGGATTAAAGAAGCGATAACAGAAAGTTTCCGGGTTTTAGACCATCGAAGCAAAT CCAATCAGAAGCCGCAAACCCCATCTCTTGATCATGAAGTATGGAGGCTACTCAATATTGGCAGGAATGGAGCAATTCACAGGAGGCTGGATGATGCTGGAATTAAGACCGTGCATGATTTCTTGAAGCTCTCGGTTGTTGCTCAGCAATGCCTCCGAGAT ACTATAAAGATGTCAGACAACAAGTGGGAAGAAACAATAGGACATGCAAGGACCTGCAGACTGGGAGATGATTTATACTTGTATGATAAACCTCCTTTCACTGTAAAGTTGAATCCTATTTGCGAAGTTGTTGAAGTCAGGAAGAACGGCGTGAGCATCGCTCTTACACAGCTCACTTCAGAAGAGACA GTCCAGCATGCTACTGAGGCATACCAAAATTGGAACCGGTTGGAGAGAGTTCCGGGGATGCCTTCTATGATTGGAGCACAAAAACAGA ATTCTATCAAAAAATGTGGACTAGAATCCGATGAACCAATGTGTAGTAATCCGCTAGATGGGTCTCAGAGGGAGCTGTCCGCCGGCAATGTGACTCCACGACTCGGAGCTTCTGTGTGTGTTCTTGAACAGCTTCCTTCACCGCAGAGA GCCGGTGCAGAAAACCAAAAGCGGAACCCGTCGGACTCCAATGGAGGAACCATGGAAGCGCAACAACAAAGTG ATCATCTTGGCGACCAAGATGGACCAGCCGCATTGTGGAATCTCAGCTTTGAGTGTCCGTGCTGGTTTGGCGGCACCGGAGAATCCCTAG GCCGGTGCAGAAAACCAAAACCGGAACCCGTCGGACTCCAATGGAGGAACCATGGAAGCGCAACAACAAAGTG A
- the LOC103979524 gene encoding protein SAR DEFICIENT 1-like isoform X3, which produces MAMEDSVRKVALEELKRLFPEVFNDLFQRLERKMNEKPKHVIPQILNQTNNIMPKQANGVIAHNSQLPRSMPTKGVQPASDLQLAFTEKLLLPSFREDVIKDKDHNHFQVSLMQFKHGQSCVFSLHSPIEVEIVVLDGGFPRENSQDWNTDEFNSSILEKRENKRSLLLGESKAQLRQGIASFGTLKVTDNSSWVRTGKFRLGVRVSPGSYKGPRIKEAITESFRVLDHRSKSNQKPQTPSLDHEVWRLLNIGRNGAIHRRLDDAGIKTVHDFLKLSVVAQQCLRDTIKMSDNKWEETIGHARTCRLGDDLYLYDKPPFTVKLNPICEVVEVRKNGVSIALTQLTSEETVQHATEAYQNWNRLERVPGMPSMIGAQKQSNSIKKCGLESDEPMCSNPLDGSQRELSAGNVTPRLGASVCVLEQLPSPQRAGAENQNRNPSDSNGGTMEAQQQSDHFGDLGRSAALWSPSSQLAWSPSMFCGTGESPGEINIGDNWQ; this is translated from the exons ATGGCGATGGAAGATTCAGTTCGAAAAGTG GCGCTAGAGGAGCTGAAGCGCTTGTTTCCTGAAGTTTTCAATGATTTGTTTCAGCGGTTGGAAAGAAAG ATGAATGAGAAACCGAAGCATGTGATTCCTCAAATTTTAAATCAAACTAACAATATCATGCCTAAGCAAGCGAACGGGGTAATTGCTCACAATAGTCAGTTGCCAAG ATCCATGCCTACCAAAGGCGTCCAGCCAGCATCAGACTTGCAACTTGCCTTCACAGAGAAACTCTTACTTCCAAGCTTCAGAGAAGATGTGATCAAAGATAAGGATCATAATCATTTCCAAGTGTCACTAATGCAATTCAAACATGGTCAGAGTTGTGTTTTTTCGCTTCACTCACCTATCGAAGTAGAAATAGTGGTCCTCGATGGAGGTTTCCCCAGAGAAAATAGTCAGGACTGGAACACTGATGAGTTCAATAGCAGCATATTAGAAAAACGGGAGAATAAGAGATCATTGCTTCTGGGAGAGAGCAAGGCTCAATTACGTCAAGGCATAGCTTCCTTTGGAACACTTAAGGTCACTGATAACTCGAGTTGGGTAAGGACCGGGAAATTTAGACTAGGAGTCAGAGTTTCTCCGGGCAGCTATAAAGGACCAAGGATTAAAGAAGCGATAACAGAAAGTTTCCGGGTTTTAGACCATCGAAGCAAAT CCAATCAGAAGCCGCAAACCCCATCTCTTGATCATGAAGTATGGAGGCTACTCAATATTGGCAGGAATGGAGCAATTCACAGGAGGCTGGATGATGCTGGAATTAAGACCGTGCATGATTTCTTGAAGCTCTCGGTTGTTGCTCAGCAATGCCTCCGAGAT ACTATAAAGATGTCAGACAACAAGTGGGAAGAAACAATAGGACATGCAAGGACCTGCAGACTGGGAGATGATTTATACTTGTATGATAAACCTCCTTTCACTGTAAAGTTGAATCCTATTTGCGAAGTTGTTGAAGTCAGGAAGAACGGCGTGAGCATCGCTCTTACACAGCTCACTTCAGAAGAGACA GTCCAGCATGCTACTGAGGCATACCAAAATTGGAACCGGTTGGAGAGAGTTCCGGGGATGCCTTCTATGATTGGAGCACAAAAACAGAGTA ATTCTATCAAAAAATGTGGACTAGAATCCGATGAACCAATGTGTAGTAATCCGCTAGATGGGTCTCAGAGGGAGCTGTCCGCCGGCAATGTGACTCCACGACTCGGAGCTTCTGTGTGTGTTCTTGAACAGCTTCCTTCACCGCAGAGA GCCGGTGCAGAAAACCAAAACCGGAACCCGTCGGACTCCAATGGAGGAACCATGGAAGCGCAACAACAAAGTG ATCATTTTGGCGACCTAGGTAGATCAGCCGCATTGTGGAGTCCCAGCTCTCAATTGGCATGGAGTCCAAGCATGTTTTGCGGCACCGGAGAATCCCCAGGTGAAATAAATATAGGAGATAATTGGCAATAG
- the LOC103979524 gene encoding protein SAR DEFICIENT 1-like isoform X5, with translation MICFSGWKERSMPTKGVQPASDLQLAFTEKLLLPSFREDVIKDKDHNHFQVSLMQFKHGQSCVFSLHSPIEVEIVVLDGGFPRENSQDWNTDEFNSSILEKRENKRSLLLGESKAQLRQGIASFGTLKVTDNSSWVRTGKFRLGVRVSPGSYKGPRIKEAITESFRVLDHRSKSNQKPQTPSLDHEVWRLLNIGRNGAIHRRLDDAGIKTVHDFLKLSVVAQQCLRDTIKMSDNKWEETIGHARTCRLGDDLYLYDKPPFTVKLNPICEVVEVRKNGVSIALTQLTSEETVQHATEAYQNWNRLERVPGMPSMIGAQKQSNSIKKCGLESDEPMCSNPLDGSQRELSAGNVTPRLGASVCVLEQLPSPQRAGAENQKRNPSDSNGGTMEAQQQSDHLGDQDGPAALWNLSFECPCWFGGTGESLGRCRKPKPEPVGLQWRNHGSATTK, from the exons ATGATTTGTTTCAGCGGTTGGAAAGAAAG ATCCATGCCTACCAAAGGCGTCCAGCCAGCATCAGACTTGCAACTTGCCTTCACAGAGAAACTCTTACTTCCAAGCTTCAGAGAAGATGTGATCAAAGATAAGGATCATAATCATTTCCAAGTGTCACTAATGCAATTCAAACATGGTCAGAGTTGTGTTTTTTCGCTTCACTCACCTATCGAAGTAGAAATAGTGGTCCTCGATGGAGGTTTCCCCAGAGAAAATAGTCAGGACTGGAACACTGATGAGTTCAATAGCAGCATATTAGAAAAACGGGAGAATAAGAGATCATTGCTTCTGGGAGAGAGCAAGGCTCAATTACGTCAAGGCATAGCTTCCTTTGGAACACTTAAGGTCACTGATAACTCGAGTTGGGTAAGGACCGGGAAATTTAGACTAGGAGTCAGAGTTTCTCCGGGCAGCTATAAAGGACCAAGGATTAAAGAAGCGATAACAGAAAGTTTCCGGGTTTTAGACCATCGAAGCAAAT CCAATCAGAAGCCGCAAACCCCATCTCTTGATCATGAAGTATGGAGGCTACTCAATATTGGCAGGAATGGAGCAATTCACAGGAGGCTGGATGATGCTGGAATTAAGACCGTGCATGATTTCTTGAAGCTCTCGGTTGTTGCTCAGCAATGCCTCCGAGAT ACTATAAAGATGTCAGACAACAAGTGGGAAGAAACAATAGGACATGCAAGGACCTGCAGACTGGGAGATGATTTATACTTGTATGATAAACCTCCTTTCACTGTAAAGTTGAATCCTATTTGCGAAGTTGTTGAAGTCAGGAAGAACGGCGTGAGCATCGCTCTTACACAGCTCACTTCAGAAGAGACA GTCCAGCATGCTACTGAGGCATACCAAAATTGGAACCGGTTGGAGAGAGTTCCGGGGATGCCTTCTATGATTGGAGCACAAAAACAGAGTA ATTCTATCAAAAAATGTGGACTAGAATCCGATGAACCAATGTGTAGTAATCCGCTAGATGGGTCTCAGAGGGAGCTGTCCGCCGGCAATGTGACTCCACGACTCGGAGCTTCTGTGTGTGTTCTTGAACAGCTTCCTTCACCGCAGAGA GCCGGTGCAGAAAACCAAAAGCGGAACCCGTCGGACTCCAATGGAGGAACCATGGAAGCGCAACAACAAAGTG ATCATCTTGGCGACCAAGATGGACCAGCCGCATTGTGGAATCTCAGCTTTGAGTGTCCGTGCTGGTTTGGCGGCACCGGAGAATCCCTAG GCCGGTGCAGAAAACCAAAACCGGAACCCGTCGGACTCCAATGGAGGAACCATGGAAGCGCAACAACAAAGTG A
- the LOC103979524 gene encoding protein SAR DEFICIENT 1-like isoform X4: protein MNEKPKHVIPQILNQTNNIMPKQANGVIAHNSQLPRSMPTKGVQPASDLQLAFTEKLLLPSFREDVIKDKDHNHFQVSLMQFKHGQSCVFSLHSPIEVEIVVLDGGFPRENSQDWNTDEFNSSILEKRENKRSLLLGESKAQLRQGIASFGTLKVTDNSSWVRTGKFRLGVRVSPGSYKGPRIKEAITESFRVLDHRSKSNQKPQTPSLDHEVWRLLNIGRNGAIHRRLDDAGIKTVHDFLKLSVVAQQCLRDTIKMSDNKWEETIGHARTCRLGDDLYLYDKPPFTVKLNPICEVVEVRKNGVSIALTQLTSEETVQHATEAYQNWNRLERVPGMPSMIGAQKQSNSIKKCGLESDEPMCSNPLDGSQRELSAGNVTPRLGASVCVLEQLPSPQRAGAENQKRNPSDSNGGTMEAQQQSDHLGDQDGPAALWNLSFECPCWFGGTGESLGRCRKPKPEPVGLQWRNHGSATTK from the exons ATGAATGAGAAACCGAAGCATGTGATTCCTCAAATTTTAAATCAAACTAACAATATCATGCCTAAGCAAGCGAACGGGGTAATTGCTCACAATAGTCAGTTGCCAAG ATCCATGCCTACCAAAGGCGTCCAGCCAGCATCAGACTTGCAACTTGCCTTCACAGAGAAACTCTTACTTCCAAGCTTCAGAGAAGATGTGATCAAAGATAAGGATCATAATCATTTCCAAGTGTCACTAATGCAATTCAAACATGGTCAGAGTTGTGTTTTTTCGCTTCACTCACCTATCGAAGTAGAAATAGTGGTCCTCGATGGAGGTTTCCCCAGAGAAAATAGTCAGGACTGGAACACTGATGAGTTCAATAGCAGCATATTAGAAAAACGGGAGAATAAGAGATCATTGCTTCTGGGAGAGAGCAAGGCTCAATTACGTCAAGGCATAGCTTCCTTTGGAACACTTAAGGTCACTGATAACTCGAGTTGGGTAAGGACCGGGAAATTTAGACTAGGAGTCAGAGTTTCTCCGGGCAGCTATAAAGGACCAAGGATTAAAGAAGCGATAACAGAAAGTTTCCGGGTTTTAGACCATCGAAGCAAAT CCAATCAGAAGCCGCAAACCCCATCTCTTGATCATGAAGTATGGAGGCTACTCAATATTGGCAGGAATGGAGCAATTCACAGGAGGCTGGATGATGCTGGAATTAAGACCGTGCATGATTTCTTGAAGCTCTCGGTTGTTGCTCAGCAATGCCTCCGAGAT ACTATAAAGATGTCAGACAACAAGTGGGAAGAAACAATAGGACATGCAAGGACCTGCAGACTGGGAGATGATTTATACTTGTATGATAAACCTCCTTTCACTGTAAAGTTGAATCCTATTTGCGAAGTTGTTGAAGTCAGGAAGAACGGCGTGAGCATCGCTCTTACACAGCTCACTTCAGAAGAGACA GTCCAGCATGCTACTGAGGCATACCAAAATTGGAACCGGTTGGAGAGAGTTCCGGGGATGCCTTCTATGATTGGAGCACAAAAACAGAGTA ATTCTATCAAAAAATGTGGACTAGAATCCGATGAACCAATGTGTAGTAATCCGCTAGATGGGTCTCAGAGGGAGCTGTCCGCCGGCAATGTGACTCCACGACTCGGAGCTTCTGTGTGTGTTCTTGAACAGCTTCCTTCACCGCAGAGA GCCGGTGCAGAAAACCAAAAGCGGAACCCGTCGGACTCCAATGGAGGAACCATGGAAGCGCAACAACAAAGTG ATCATCTTGGCGACCAAGATGGACCAGCCGCATTGTGGAATCTCAGCTTTGAGTGTCCGTGCTGGTTTGGCGGCACCGGAGAATCCCTAG GCCGGTGCAGAAAACCAAAACCGGAACCCGTCGGACTCCAATGGAGGAACCATGGAAGCGCAACAACAAAGTG A
- the LOC135633512 gene encoding uncharacterized protein LOC135633512, translating to MDLNLYLGLPRSPRSLGVGLGSDLALSSLPLLPSSYTSVQDNQAPTPMSGVVEPSDSHPPYSPSHAEYIPDLPAVLLSDIVDNREYTPYLPAYERYGPSFLPVLPEPDTPYSPPGVQPLPAVEEPDETAVPNVDSHMPYDPAAPPRLADEPIAYSPPYVSGSTDPQDHGAASFSFYPSITTETSEFICPEDGSSSRPERLRCPEYRFRRLIESSHRWPNRRFRSSLPPAGERFRFGSPSLPNPEQSVHDVLDSQRPPECNGKHKVIAEDNAAETSGEEMEEKGRSAANFECNICFDMAAEPVVTSCGHLFCWSCLYQWLHVHSDHKECPVCKGEVTESNITPIYGRGISQPNVEKKIEENGESTLRIPPRPGGNRFESFRQQLRPVSRRLGEGLAATWRRIIDQHMRSGNSFDAYADPSLQEIFDNVHRRALSRLRERRVQRGVNRESGSITGEVRMPENNLRNNANSIFRDGVDLWQQFSMYGIDTDRLSAMASSIRRVVGRLASNTNGFDASTPSVDPPNLEPLVTGPRVEAALTVDRSSVSSTMAVIQGDVASSDALAEPNSVGSSRSIRRRGRSSTSGSFDVDGGPLFSRKRRRLN from the coding sequence ATGGATCTGAATCTTTACCTGGGCTTGCCTCGTTCGCCTCGTTCTCTCGGTGTTGGTCTCGGTTCTGACCTCGCTCTCAGCTCATTGCCCCTGTTGCCATCTTCTTACACTTCTGTCCAGGACAACCAAGCTCCGACTCCCATGTCGGGTGTCGTGGAACCATCGGATTCCCACCCCCCATACTCTCCTTCACATGCTGAGTACATCCCTGACCTGCCGGCTGTTCTGCTGTCTGATATAGTCGACAACCGAGAGTACACCCCCTACCTCCCTGCTTATGAACGATATGGTCCGTCGTTCTTGCCCGTTCTACCAGAACCCGATACCCCATATTCTCCTCCCGGCGTCCAACCCCTGCCAGCTGTGGAGGAACCTGATGAGACTGCAGTCCCGAATGTGGACTCACATATGCCGTATGATCCTGCAGCTCCACCTAGGCTTGCTGATGAACCCATAGCCTATTCGCCACCTTATGTTTCTGGATCGACGGATCCACAAGACCATGGAGCAGCCAGCTTTAGCTTTTACCCATCAATTACCACAGAAACAAGTGAATTTATCTGTCCGGAAGACGGATCCTCTTCCAGGCCTGAGCGCCTTCGATGCCCTGAATATCGTTTCAGAAGGCTGATTGAGTCCAGCCATCGATGGCCAAACAGACGGTTTAGGTCTTCGCTTCCACCTGCTGGTGAGAGGTTCCGTTTTGGTTCGCCGTCATTGCCTAATCCCGAACAATCGGTGCATGATGTTTTAGACTCCCAAAGACCTCCAGAATGCAACGGGAAGCATAAAGTGATCGCCGAAGATAATGCAGCGGAGACTTCTGGAGAGGAGATGGAAGAGAAAGGCAGAAGTGCTGCTAACTTTGAGTGCAATATCTGTTTTGATATGGCTGCTGAACCTGTTGTTACTTCATGTGGACATTTATTTTGCTGGTCGTGTTTGTATCAATGGCTGCATGTCCATTCGGATCATAAGGAATGCCCTGTATGCAAAGGAGAGGTAACTGAATCAAATATCACACCTATTTATGGTAGAGGGATCTCGCAACCTAATGTTGAAAAGAAAATTGAGGAAAATGGTGAATCAACTCTAAGAATTCCACCAAGACCAGGTGGAAATAGATTTGAAAGCTTTAGGCAGCAGTTGCGCCCAGTTTCACGGAGGTTGGGTGAAGGACTTGCAGCAACATGGAGACGAATTATAGATcaacacatgcgtagtggaaataGTTTTGACGCATATGCAGACCCAAGCCTGCAAGAAATATTTGACAATGTTCATCGTAGAGCTCTTAGTAGGCTAAGAGAAAGAAGAGTGCAAAGAGGGGTGAACCGTGAAAGTGGATCTATAACTGGAGAGGTCAGAATGCCTGAAAACAATTTGCGAAACAATGCAAATTCTATTTTCCGAGATGGAGTTGATCTTTGGCAGCAGTTTTCCATGTATGGCATCGACACAGACAGATTGTCTGCTATGGCCAGTAGTATTCGTAGGGTGGTTGGACGATTAGCTAGTAACACTAATGGATTTGATGCATCCACCCCATCTGTTGATCCTCCAAATCTCGAACCGCTGGTGACTGGGCCTCGTGTTGAAGCAGCCTTGACTGTGGACCGGTCCTCTGTGTCAAGCACTATGGCAGTGATACAGGGGGATGTTGCTTCTTCTGATGCTCTTGCAGAACCAAATAGTGTGGGATCTTCTCGGTCCATTAGAAGGAGAGGTAGAAGTAGCACCTCTGGTTCTTTTGATGTTGATGGAGGCCCCCTTTTTTCACGTAAAAGAAGAAGGCTGAACTGA